GAACTGGGCTCCCAGCCCCTGGCCGATCTGGGCGTTCTGCGGCGGCAGCACCTCGCTCGGCTGCACCAGGGCGAAGCCCTGGCCGAGGAAGCTGAGCTCCCAGCCCTCGCCCGTGTTGCCACGTCGGCGGAAGACGCCCGAGGAGTGCGTCTGGGCCTGCATCTGCACCCGCAGGGAGCTGGACCAGGCGACGATCGCGTCGGCGTCGGCGTTGACGTACTTGTCGGGCGTGACCTGCATCATCAGCGGCTGGCCGGAGGTCATCAGCGCGACCTTGCCGGTGCCGGAGATGTTGAGCTGGTACTTGCCGGTGCCCGAGATGCCGTACTGGCTGTCCACCGCGATGACCTCGGTGTGGAGGGACGAGTCGAGCGCCAGGACATAGGCGCTGTCCACCGTCAGACCGTCGCGGTCGACATCCACCACGTGGACGTACTGGGCGAGGTTGGCGAGGTAGACCGTGCCCTGACCGGAGCAGCGCATCAGGTCGAGGCCCTCACCGGTGCTGGCGCGGGCGCGGCGCTGTCCCTGCGACTGGTACTCGCCGTCGAACTCCATCAGTCCCTGGTACGCGACCATGGCCCCCTTGCGGGCGAGGACATCGTCGTGGCCGGTCAGCGAGACCCGCAGGAGCTGCGGGTTCTGGACCGTGTAGCGCTCCTGGGACTGCTGTTCCGTGTAACTGAAAAGCGGACTCTGCATGGTGTGTTCTCCCTCCCCGTCAGGCCCGGACGCGCAGGCGGTCGGTACTGTCCTCGCTCGGCTGGACGACGACGATCCCCTGGCCGGAGAAGGCCATCTGGAACGCCTCGCCACTGCCCCGCCCGATGAGCGAGGAGGCCTTGAAGCTGCGCTTGCCCTTCACCTTGAGGTTCGGGGACCACGCCACGAGGGCGTCCGGGTCGACGTACGTCTCGTCCTCGCCGCGTCCGCAGTCGACGACGATCGGCGTGCCGCGCGAGGTGATCGCGACCCAGCCGGTGCCGGAGATGCAGACGTTCCACAGGCCCTGGCCGGCGAACTTGGCCAGTCCCTTGACCCTTTCGACGCCCCAGGTGAGGTGGCCGTCGAAGGCGAGGACGTTGGTGCCGTTGACCGAGAGGGAGTCGTTGTTGAGATTGATGACGACCACATCGGCGCCGTAGTCGGCGAGGTAGAGCAGCCCGTCACCGGCGCACTTCATGAGCGGCGCGCCCTCGCCGGTGATCCACTGCGAGGCGATCTGGCGGACCGCCGGCGGGTTGGGCTCGTACTGGATGAAACCCTCGTACGCCACCATCGAGCCGGTGCGCGCGTACAGGTCCTGGCCGGTCGCCATGGCGACCTTCAGCATCGAATGGCCGTGGTTCTCCATCCGGGCCGTGACGGGGGTCGGGGCGTAGCCCGCGAGTTGCTGATTCATGACGGGCTCCCTCAGACCTCGTAGGGCTGGACGACGATGAAGTTGCCGGGGGCGCCCCGGAACTGCAGGTTCACGGTCTCTCCGCTGTGTCCGGGGTAGGCGTTGCGGCGCAGCCGGACCTGGCTGGAGATGATCACCTGGGACGCGGCCGACCACGCCACGACGGCGTTGCAGTCGGCGAAGGTGGTCGGGGTGACCGGCAGGACCACGGGGACACCATGGGTCTTGACGACGACGGTGCCGGTGCCCTGGAACTGCATGGTGAACAGGGCGCCGCCGGGAATGCCGTGGCCCTCGATCCTGCGGACCTCGTACTGGAGCGACTCGTCGAAGGCGAGGACGCTCTCGGCC
This genomic interval from Streptomyces sp. NBC_00464 contains the following:
- a CDS encoding AIM24 family protein — encoded protein: MNQQLAGYAPTPVTARMENHGHSMLKVAMATGQDLYARTGSMVAYEGFIQYEPNPPAVRQIASQWITGEGAPLMKCAGDGLLYLADYGADVVVINLNNDSLSVNGTNVLAFDGHLTWGVERVKGLAKFAGQGLWNVCISGTGWVAITSRGTPIVVDCGRGEDETYVDPDALVAWSPNLKVKGKRSFKASSLIGRGSGEAFQMAFSGQGIVVVQPSEDSTDRLRVRA
- a CDS encoding AIM24 family protein, translating into MQSPLFSYTEQQSQERYTVQNPQLLRVSLTGHDDVLARKGAMVAYQGLMEFDGEYQSQGQRRARASTGEGLDLMRCSGQGTVYLANLAQYVHVVDVDRDGLTVDSAYVLALDSSLHTEVIAVDSQYGISGTGKYQLNISGTGKVALMTSGQPLMMQVTPDKYVNADADAIVAWSSSLRVQMQAQTHSSGVFRRRGNTGEGWELSFLGQGFALVQPSEVLPPQNAQIGQGLGAQFGMGQQGSHAQNQNNAWN